One genomic segment of Hordeum vulgare subsp. vulgare chromosome 2H, MorexV3_pseudomolecules_assembly, whole genome shotgun sequence includes these proteins:
- the LOC123425464 gene encoding MFP1 attachment factor 1-like has translation MAEDAPNAGAEGVHPAPTEASADAATPPASAEKASPETLLPSLSIWPPSQRTRDAVVRRVVQTLSAPSVLSQRYGAIPEPEAEAAAAEVEAEAFAAASESAAASPASLEEGIEVLQAYSKEVSRRLLELAKSRATATAAAGTPAEPSAEESEGSSATAPPPTEE, from the coding sequence ATGGCCGAGGACGCCCCCAACGCCGGCGCCGAGGGCGTCCACCCCGCGCCCACCGAAGCCTCCGCCGACGCCGCTACCCCTCCGGCGTCGGCAGAGAAGGCCTCGCCGGAGACGCTGCTCCCGTCGCTCAGCATCTGGCCGCCGTCGCAGCGCACGCGCGACGCCGTTGTGCGGCGCGTCGTGCAGACCCTGTCCGCGCCCAGCGTCCTCTCCCAGCGCTACGGCGCCATCCCGGAGCCGGAGGccgaggccgccgccgccgaagtCGAGGCCGAGGCCTTCGCGGCCGCATCGGAGTCAGCCGCCGCCTCCCCAGCCTCCCTGGAGGAAGGGATCGAGGTCCTCCAGGCGTACTCCAAGGAGGtcagccgccgcctcctcgagCTCGCCAAGTCGCGCGCCACTGCCACCGCCGCTGCAGGGACCCCTGCGGAGCCGAGCGCTGAAGAGTCTGAGGGTTCGTCGGCGACTGCTCCGCCCCCAACGGAGGAGTAA